The Planococcus versutus genome contains a region encoding:
- a CDS encoding post-transcriptional regulator — MASYPEKFSLVLPALESKCSEFHHFQYDTFTETDLWEFCVKKKWRKKEIETMHLYEMINDIMDMTASDFLAYHQVEALKKARWNDDSTLENIEHLLRPSPKR, encoded by the coding sequence ATGGCGAGTTATCCAGAGAAATTTAGCTTGGTTTTGCCAGCGCTCGAAAGTAAATGCAGTGAATTTCACCATTTTCAATACGATACGTTTACAGAAACAGATCTTTGGGAGTTTTGTGTAAAGAAAAAATGGCGAAAAAAAGAAATTGAGACGATGCATCTTTACGAAATGATCAACGACATCATGGATATGACGGCTTCTGATTTTTTAGCTTATCACCAAGTAGAAGCGTTAAAAAAAGCGCGGTGGAATGATGACAGCACACTCGAGAACATCGAACATCTCCTAAGACCGTCTCCGAAAAGATGA
- a CDS encoding LapA family protein — MKLQWLLLIGLIFAVIIAVFAVVNVDDVPVNYVFGEAEWPLILVILASALLGFLLSSVLAIMRNYQLQRKIKTLQKEIAVKESLIATQQNEIGAYQKVGIQPEPQIVTSEKLVEEPVDTSLEQPEVETRKDEF, encoded by the coding sequence ATGAAACTACAATGGCTGCTGTTAATCGGACTTATTTTCGCAGTAATTATTGCTGTATTTGCCGTTGTTAACGTGGATGATGTACCTGTCAACTATGTATTCGGTGAAGCTGAATGGCCGTTGATCTTGGTTATTTTAGCATCTGCATTGCTCGGATTTTTACTCAGCAGTGTGTTGGCCATTATGCGCAACTATCAACTGCAACGTAAAATTAAAACCTTGCAAAAAGAAATCGCAGTAAAAGAATCATTGATCGCGACACAACAAAATGAAATTGGTGCTTATCAAAAAGTAGGCATACAGCCAGAACCTCAAATTGTGACTAGTGAAAAACTGGTAGAAGAACCGGTAGACACCTCACTTGAGCAGCCAGAAGTTGAAACAAGAAAAGATGAATTCTGA
- the secDF gene encoding protein translocase subunit SecDF: MKARGRIIAFFLLVIVLIGIIGSTSLPIAKDIKLGLDLQGGFEVLYEVTALDKGQEITEDVLTDTTDALMNRINVLGVSEPVIQIEGDDRIRVQLAGVEDQASARELLSTEANLTFRDAEDNLLLSGNDLKQGGATGTFDSNGNPIVTLELNDPGKFAEITEQVSQIPAPNNVLAIWLDFEEGVDSFAEERLKADPKFVSAPSVSQRISSPSVEISGSFSVEETQNLAGILNAGALPVSLEEIYSTSVGAQFGEQALDQTMVAAAVGIALVLIFMLVYYRLPGMVAVVTLSTYVYLILLVFEWIGGVLTLPGIAAIMLGVGMAVDANIITYERIREEMRVGKSVKESFKVGARSSFSAIVDANVTTLLAAIVLFYFGTSSVKGFATLLIISILVSFLTAVWGSRLLLGLWVHSGALDNKPGLFGLKKSVIHSADEGLEITDLSTRFDRFDFAHHRNKFFLASIILIVSGMAILGVFRLNLGIDFSSGTRVEVASEAALTKEEVQTFLDGAGFETDDIVISGDDSTIGVARFNEEFSQEEINSLKSAAKEQYGAEPNVSTVSATVGKELAKNALYALSIAALGIIIYVAFRFEWRMGVASIVALIHDAFFIVAAFSLLRLEVDITFIAAVLTIIGYSINDTIVTFDRIRENMRRLKKIDTVEQLEKVVNVSLRQTLGRSVNTVLTVLLVVIALLIFGAPSITNFSIALLIGLIAGTYSSIFIAAQLWLVLKKGELNKKGPIDIEKKEQESKWGSDEPVV, from the coding sequence ATGAAAGCAAGAGGTCGCATTATTGCCTTTTTTTTACTGGTTATTGTACTGATAGGGATTATCGGTAGCACAAGTTTACCAATCGCAAAAGACATTAAATTAGGATTAGATTTGCAAGGCGGTTTTGAAGTGCTTTACGAAGTGACAGCACTTGATAAAGGTCAAGAAATTACAGAAGATGTGTTAACGGATACAACAGACGCGTTAATGAACCGAATTAACGTACTCGGTGTCAGCGAGCCCGTTATCCAAATTGAAGGAGACGACCGCATACGTGTTCAATTAGCGGGAGTCGAAGACCAAGCCTCGGCACGTGAATTATTATCGACTGAAGCAAACTTAACGTTTCGCGACGCAGAAGATAATTTATTGCTGTCGGGTAACGACTTAAAACAAGGTGGCGCAACGGGAACTTTCGATTCGAACGGGAACCCAATTGTTACGTTGGAGTTAAATGACCCAGGAAAATTTGCAGAAATTACAGAACAAGTTTCGCAAATTCCTGCACCAAACAATGTGCTCGCGATTTGGCTTGATTTTGAAGAAGGTGTAGATTCGTTTGCTGAAGAGCGTTTAAAAGCTGATCCGAAATTTGTTTCAGCGCCAAGTGTTAGTCAACGGATTTCATCTCCTTCTGTTGAAATTTCAGGATCGTTCTCAGTAGAAGAAACACAAAATCTTGCAGGTATTTTAAACGCTGGTGCTTTACCAGTAAGCCTGGAAGAAATATACTCAACTTCTGTTGGTGCTCAGTTTGGTGAACAAGCTCTCGACCAAACCATGGTGGCAGCAGCAGTGGGGATCGCGTTAGTATTGATCTTCATGTTAGTGTATTACCGTTTACCAGGTATGGTAGCAGTTGTTACTTTGTCAACGTATGTTTACTTAATCTTGCTAGTATTTGAATGGATAGGTGGCGTGTTAACGTTGCCAGGGATCGCAGCAATCATGCTCGGTGTCGGAATGGCAGTAGATGCCAACATCATCACGTATGAGCGAATTCGTGAAGAAATGCGTGTTGGCAAATCAGTCAAAGAATCGTTCAAAGTAGGCGCACGTTCTTCGTTTTCTGCTATCGTAGATGCGAATGTAACAACTTTACTGGCAGCAATCGTGTTGTTTTACTTTGGAACAAGTTCAGTTAAAGGCTTTGCAACATTATTAATCATTTCGATTCTAGTAAGTTTCTTAACAGCCGTTTGGGGCTCGCGTTTGCTGCTCGGCTTATGGGTCCATAGCGGTGCGCTTGACAACAAGCCCGGTTTGTTTGGACTAAAGAAATCTGTTATTCATTCAGCAGATGAAGGATTGGAAATTACCGATCTTTCAACACGCTTTGACCGCTTTGATTTTGCGCATCACCGCAATAAATTCTTTTTAGCTTCAATTATCTTGATTGTTTCAGGAATGGCTATTCTCGGCGTGTTCCGTTTGAATCTCGGCATCGACTTTTCTAGTGGTACACGCGTTGAAGTTGCTTCAGAAGCCGCTTTAACGAAAGAAGAAGTGCAAACGTTCTTAGACGGTGCTGGATTTGAAACGGACGATATTGTCATTTCGGGTGATGATTCCACTATCGGTGTAGCTCGTTTCAACGAGGAGTTTAGCCAAGAAGAGATCAATAGCTTGAAATCTGCTGCCAAAGAACAGTATGGGGCAGAGCCAAACGTTTCGACAGTGTCGGCTACGGTTGGTAAAGAACTGGCAAAAAATGCTTTATACGCATTATCGATTGCGGCGCTCGGCATTATTATTTATGTCGCTTTCCGATTTGAATGGCGCATGGGTGTGGCTTCTATTGTTGCGTTAATCCACGATGCGTTCTTTATCGTAGCCGCTTTTAGTTTACTGCGGCTTGAAGTAGACATCACGTTTATCGCAGCGGTACTGACCATCATCGGTTATTCGATTAATGACACCATCGTGACATTTGACCGAATTCGTGAAAATATGAGACGCCTGAAGAAAATCGACACGGTCGAACAATTGGAAAAAGTGGTCAATGTATCACTTCGTCAAACACTCGGTCGTTCGGTGAACACCGTATTAACAGTATTACTAGTCGTGATTGCGCTGTTAATCTTTGGTGCACCATCGATTACAAACTTCTCAATTGCGTTATTAATCGGTTTGATTGCCGGTACGTATTCTTCCATCTTTATTGCAGCTCAGCTATGGCTAGTGTTGAAAAAAGGAGAATTGAATAAAAAAGGACCAATCGATATCGAGAAAAAAGAACAAGAATCAAAGTGGGGTTCTGATGAGCCTGTAGTTTAA
- the yajC gene encoding preprotein translocase subunit YajC: METLIALSPLLLMFLLMWFFIIRPAQKRQKATKNMQSELRRGDRIVTIGGLHGLVDAVDDATVYITVADGTRMQFERQAIARILDAAKVAI, from the coding sequence ATGGAAACGTTAATTGCGTTATCACCTTTACTATTAATGTTCTTGCTAATGTGGTTTTTCATCATCCGTCCTGCTCAAAAGCGTCAGAAGGCAACGAAAAACATGCAGTCTGAACTAAGACGTGGCGATCGTATCGTGACAATCGGTGGCTTACACGGACTTGTGGATGCTGTAGACGATGCAACAGTTTACATCACTGTAGCTGATGGCACGCGCATGCAGTTTGAGCGTCAAGCAATCGCACGCATACTAGATGCTGCAAAAGTGGCAATCTAA